Proteins from a genomic interval of Dermacentor variabilis isolate Ectoservices chromosome 8, ASM5094787v1, whole genome shotgun sequence:
- the LOC142590632 gene encoding uncharacterized protein LOC142590632 has translation MPLQCPMCPRSCLNKSTLEDHLCIHTCEKPFHCPACPHSFSQRSHLNRHLRTHTGERPFQCSSCHQSFSDKSTLKTHVRIHTGERPFQCPSCPRSFLEKSTLKNHVRIHTGERPFHCPACPWSFSDKSTLRNHVRIHTGERPFQCPACPHSCLRRSHLNQHLRAHTGERPFQCPLCPWSFSNKAMLKNHVRIHTGEKPFHCPACPQSFSRNFNLNRHLRTHTGERPFQCPLCPWSFSDKATLKHHVCIHTGERPFQCLACSQSFSQKSTLNRHLRTHKGDMPLQCPMPSKLL, from the coding sequence ATGCCATTGCAGTGCCCTATGTGCCCTCGGAGCTGCTTGAACAAGTCGACACTGGAAGATCATCTGTGCATCCACACAtgcgagaagccatttcattgCCCTGCATGCCCTCACAGCTTCTCACAAAGAAGTCATCTGAACCGACACCTGCGTACCCACACAGGTGAAAGGCCATTTCAGTGCTCATCGTGCCATCAGAGCTTCTCAGACAAGTCTACACTGAAGACTCACGTGCGCATCCATACAGGCGAGAGGCcctttcagtgcccttcatgccctcggaGCTTTTTGGAGAAGTCTACACTGAAGAATCACGTGCGCATCCACACAGGAGAGAGGCCATTTCATTGCCCTGCATGCCCTTGGAGCTTCTCAGACAAGTCCACACTGAGGAACCACGTGCGCATCCACACAGGCGAGAGACCATTTCAGTGCCCTGCATGCCCTCATAGCTGCTTACGAAGGAGTCATCTGAACCAACACCTGCGCGcccacacaggcgagaggccATTTCAGTGTCCTTTGTGCCCTTGGAGCTTCTCAAACAAGGCCATGCTGAAGAATCATGTGCGCATTcatacaggcgagaagccatttcactGCCCTGcctgccctcagagcttctcacgaaatTTTAATCTGAACCGACACCTGCGCACTCACACAGGCGagaggccatttcagtgccctttgtGCCCTTGGAGCTTCTCAGACAAGGCCACACTGAAGCATCATGTGTGCATTCACACAGGCGAGAGGCCATTTCAATGCCTtgcatgctctcagagcttctcacaaaaaaGTACGTTGAACcgacacctgcgcacccacaaaGGCGATATGCCACTTCAGTGCCCCATGCCCTCGAAGCTTTTATGA